DNA from Streptococcus parasuis:
ATGGGTTAGAAATCGGTACAATAATACAGTGATTGACGCATAGAAAAGAAAAGGAACAACAAACATGAACTCATGGCAAGAATTAACGATTCACGTGCATCGTGATGCAGAGGAAGCAGTTTCAAATCTGATGATTGAAACGGGCAGTCAGGGGGTGGCCATTAGCGACTCGGCTGACTATGTGGGACAGGAGGACCGTTTCGGTGAACTTTATCCCGAGGTGGAGCAGTCGGATATGATTGCGATTACGGCCTATTATCCTGATACCTTGGATATTGAAGAAATCAAGGCAGATTTGGCGACTCGCTTGGCGGATTTGACAGGCTTTGGCTTGGAAACTGGTCAGGTCAGTCTAGAAAGTCAGGAACTAGCAGAGGAAGACTGGGCGGACAACTGGAAGAAATACTATGAGCCAGCCCGCATTACCCACGATTTGACCATTGTGCCGTCTTGGACCGACTATGAGGCGACTGCTGGTGAGAAGATTATCCGTCTGGATCCAGGCATGGCTTTCGGTACGGGTACTCACCCGACGACCAAGATGAGCCTCTTTGCCTTGGAGCAGGTACTGCGTGGTGGCGAAACAGTCATCGATGTCGGCACAGGCTCAGGCGTTCTCTCAATCGCTAGCTCTCTTCTTGGGGCTAAGGAAATCTTTGCTTACGATTTAGATGAAGTGGCGGTGCGTGTGGCTCAGGAAAACATTGACCTCAACGCCCATACCAGCAATATTCATGTTGCGGCAGGTGACCTGCTTCGTGGCGTTGACATTGAAGCGGAGGTCATCGTTGCCAACATCTTGGCGGACATTCTCGTTCATTTGACGGATGATGCCTACCGTCTTGTCAAGGACGAAGGCTACCTGATTATGAG
Protein-coding regions in this window:
- the prmA gene encoding 50S ribosomal protein L11 methyltransferase — its product is MNSWQELTIHVHRDAEEAVSNLMIETGSQGVAISDSADYVGQEDRFGELYPEVEQSDMIAITAYYPDTLDIEEIKADLATRLADLTGFGLETGQVSLESQELAEEDWADNWKKYYEPARITHDLTIVPSWTDYEATAGEKIIRLDPGMAFGTGTHPTTKMSLFALEQVLRGGETVIDVGTGSGVLSIASSLLGAKEIFAYDLDEVAVRVAQENIDLNAHTSNIHVAAGDLLRGVDIEAEVIVANILADILVHLTDDAYRLVKDEGYLIMSGIIADKWDMVRASAEAAGFFLETHMIQGEWNCCIFKKTANRSGVIGG